The Melitaea cinxia chromosome 30, ilMelCinx1.1, whole genome shotgun sequence sequence AATAATAATGTTGGGAaacttttattgaattattgcattgtcatcgaTCCTTGATACGagtgcaaagtttcaaattaataaaacttctggaaattggtgaaaatcatgctcaaagattccattacatacaacccaagctaataaaagcgtggtaaaaatgATATTGCGACCGTCAATCTTCAAATAGACAAAGCGCTCAACGTACGACTTAAATTAGTGATATATAATGTACTCCTAGGATGGAGATTTTCTTCAGACCTAAGAGGGAAACTATGTGCAAAGTCTAAGAAATAATCGTGTTCTTTTAAATTGGAAGTAGATTGATTGATAGAATACAGTGCATGGTATTGGTACTCATGAAAACGAACCAGGTCTGAGTAGGGAATTCGGTACCATgttcatatttcttttttaatcggaAAAAGGAGaaaattctcaatttgactAGTTTTTTAGGTGTGTGTCACCCAAGTATCACCTTATAACATTGTACTGGGTGCGCCGTagcgatttcgatgatttttatttcatttgaaaatattaacttatattGTCAAATTTCATTAAGCATTTAAACTTTCGCCGTCGTAAATTTTGTGAGAGTCATGAAGATGATTGTACGGAACATAAAATGCTTTCGCTAGAGCAGTGACGTATTCTTTGGTACATGGATCTGCCCtacgatataataaaaataaacagtaagATTGATTGCCTGCATCTAGTATCTGAAATAAGTTTTGGAAGTTCCTCAAcgttattcaaattatttaaaaaactcgcTGCTACTAAGACTACCTGTTGgctttctaaataaataaataaataaagtataagcTTGATTTTTCTACAGGCGTTGTATTGCTGTATGTCTTAATaccattttatgtattaataccTGCATGACTTTTTTAGCACTTGATGAGAAGAGTTATTACGACTTTAGCAAAGAAACACAATTTTAACTTTCGAGAAGTTTTTTCATGATTTGTTTATTGATTTTCAGGTCatgtaatataatgaaaatctaTGTTTTATTACGAGTGAAGAAGAATAAAACGATTGAAGAGAGACTGAAGGCTCTTCTGGACGATCCGGTacgtaataaatagtaaatgctaaaatataacaacaataaaataatgtctCGTCTAATGGGTATAGAGTTATTCTCCTATAAAGTCCCTCTCTTTTCTCGTTATCTTGAATTCTAGTAAGTCTAGCAACCTGTAACACGCTCCACTACAGACACATAAGTAGTTACAAAAAGGACAATTTAACaatgaacaatattatataatagtatttgtattttttcagGTGTATGACGACCTTCATAAGGAACAACCTAACTTCGTGCATAAAATAGTTCCAATAGAAGGTGATATTGAGTCTCTGAAGTTGGGAATTGATGACGAGAGTTGGAAAACACTTGCCGAGGAGGTAAAGATGTTAATCTATTTGTCACAACATCTGCTTCACTTGTAATGAGTCACTTGTAGTGGCAAATATGAGAATTATTCATTcgatttgtgttttttttttcattgtaaatacaCGTTGCGCTTCACACTAATCAGACTCTAAACGTTTGAAACTTTGTGTAAGGGGCTCGGAGACACAAAACACTTAAACTATGCCAGATCACCATCGTCAATATTTTGCTGATCACGCGTAGCTTCTGTTTAAATTTCCAAATTTTGTACCGTTTTAATAGTTCCGGTTAGTAACTGAGTATCCTTTATCTTCTACACTCTACAGTGAAATATCCCTAATCGGATTTCTCCAAGCTTTGCAGAAGGTTACAGACAGATAACATTCTCGAACTCATACGGCCTTTCGCTAGTTTGTCATCCTTGAAACATTAAaagattacaaaatatttcagtatttttagCATTTGTCtaaaattcttaataaattttccatattaataaagttactagtttttattaatactattgTTTTAGGTTAATGTAATAATCCACGCCGCTGCTACGGTAAATTTCAACGAAACAGTTAAAAAGGCTACTTTAACCAACGTTCGGGGAGCAAGAGAAGTACTAAAATTAGCGGAAATATGCAAGCAATTAAAGTAAgccaattattatattatttgagaactattaataaaaagttaaatatatatatatgatgcttctggtgttgcaggcgtaatAAAGGTAATAATAGGTAACCGCTTTCCATCAGTCCTGTCGTACGCTTGCTTGCTACTTTAATCGTATCGTATCCATTTGCTTAATTATGCGAGACTAATAGCGATTACCATTTTGGCAAGTTACTTATCAAATACGGTTAACCGACGACCATATGACGTTGGTATTTTagcttcttatatatatttaggtataaatagtagtataaatatatatgtgtaacATACACAtagtacacacacacatgatacatacacacacacatgatAGTCTGTTCATAAGATAAGCTATTTAATGCTTGtaatataggtaacagccgacttatattatttttatactgttaGTAAATGTACCTAAGTACATGAgatgtcaccaacccgcctgcccagcgtggtgactatgggcaaaacacatgagttcacgttatttttggcgtaaacttgtggaggcctatgtccagcagtgaacggtataggctgtaatgatgatgtaatgatgatgacatgAGATGTATAACTCCAGATGTCACCCCATCTTCATATTTACTATACCTAGATCGGAGTCGAGCCGACAATCACGCATCGGAGAGCAGAGTCGCTGCCAATTGCGCCGATTCCGCCAATAAATCAATCGagtcaattataaatattttttccaggGTCTACTACTATAGTATTAGTTCTTAATATTCTTAAGCGATTAATATTTTCAGATCTCTAGTGCACTTGTCAACAGCTTACTCGCACGCTACAATAAGTCGTGTCGGAAAAGAGGTTGAAGAAGACTTCTACGAAAGTCCAATATCACCAGACATCTTGATAGAACTGGCTGAAACAATGGACAATGAGGTTCTTACCGCTATGATAACTCCGTAAGTCTGGGGACATTGTAAACgtctaaaataatttcaatttcttttaGGACTTTTTTTCGAAGTAAGACACTGATGTCacaaatatgttatatattatcaaCATAAAAAGTGGTAGAAAGTATCCACCAActggcattggagcagcgcggtgcaTTAAACTCTGATTCTTTTACGTCCTACATGGGGATAGAAGCCTATACTCAGCAGTACGATaatacagactgaagcgaagcgaaataaataaaaaattgacaaatgtTGGTCGACAATTTTAGAGAATTTCGATAACTGTCGAATTCGACGACTAGTCGCAGAATATTCCTTTCTAATGCCCGTTTTCAATAATTTCTCTATCTCTGGTTGTACTTATCATTACTAAtagattttacatatatatttgatatattgaACAAGTTCAGAGATAGATACGATATTGTAGCTGGCCGTGGGCCATTGTTATTAGTCGCTGATCATTCTAACTAGCCTCTCGAAGTCAAGTGTGGTCTTTTCGAATGAAAACTGAAGATAACTAGGGGCTTTTAACGTAGGGCATAGGAAGAAATCTTtttctcaaaatctggagcatttTTTTTGGGGAAGTACAATCATCTTACACTTAcatcaatcttacagaagatatcAGTTAAATATAGCGTCTCTCAattagtattgtgttcctgtggtgagtaaagcaGCCAGAGCCCCTGATGTCATCTCAGGGTTGCCTCTTTGGCTTTGATTTAAAATGAGTATAATTCTCCTCTAAGATCTTCTACGCGATATAAGGTTGCGTTTGCAAATTTAGTGCGATATATATTTCAGACTCACGAAGGACTGGCCTAATACTTACACATTAACAAAAGCAGTCGCGGAAGAGCTCATAAGAGTCCAGGGAATAGGACTGCCTGTCTGCATTGTTCGACCAGCTTGTGGTATTATTTTGGATTATGTGTTATAAATAGGATGTTAGCTGTTTCTTAGGTTATacgatatttatttgtgtagtcTGTATTATCTAAAATctctctttttttaaaagagtaactgtcgAGATTCTCgccgattcttttctgcagaatcaacattccgaatcggtggcagAAGTTACTTTTaacaatagttaaaaaaaaaaattattcaggCTTTGTGGTTAcagcagcaaagaatatagccaccccctttcttcccgtgggtgtcgtaagaggcgattaagggataacacagttccactaccaccttggaacttaaaaagccgaccgatggcgggataaccatccaactgctggctttgaaatacacaggtcgaagacggacagcagcgtcttcgttgcgacaaagccagccctgcggtcaccaacccgccttcccggcgtggtgactatgggctacacacatgagttcacgctatttttagtccaaacttgtggaggcctatgtccagcagtggactgcgataggctgatgtgtgtgtgtgtgtgatgatTCAGAGATGtctttgaagcctacttgagtgaagttatttttgatttttattttgaaacaacgaATCAacgataacattatttttaattcttttgatttgtttttaaattaactgaAGATcgtagaataataaataataaaacagatatAATATATTGCATTTCTATGATTTCCAGTGATAGCATCTTACAGAGAACCATGTCCCGGTTGGGTTGACGTCAGAAATGTGTATGGACCTAGTGGGGtaagaaaatatcaaaatattacttaaaacacACGCAACACACAAGGCACAAGAATAAATATCTTGCTCGAAATTCGGAGCGACCCGACTGAAGAAGTACCTCCACCTTTCAGAAGAATAAACACGTAGCTAAATATTATTGCTCACAAGTAggattgtgttcctgtggtgagtaggaGGAAGCTATAGCTTTTGTGAAGGGTCACAATAGGTTCAGCAACACGTTTACAATAATCCTGGTgctatcttctgtaaggttgaggtactttcccagtcaattgcttcagattttgagcagcataCATATATCCTCCTGTGCCGTACCTTAAACTTGTATATGTACCTTTTTCTTAATTTCAGCTTGTGCTTGGAGGTGGTCTAGGTGTTCTGCATACTTTGCTGGTGAAAAATAGTGTTAATGTAGATTTTGTACCAGTTGACATTGTTAACAATATCATCATTGTGGCGGCTTACGAGACGCAAAGTAAATACGTTTCAGGCaaatgtcaaataaatatttatgttgcaACTAAATCTAGAACTCCAGCTCCTATCGGTGAggattattttatcttttaatactTGATCAACACAGTAGAAGACAGAATAACTTTAATTCTCGACGCTGAAATAGGTGTGTTATAAATTTGACGCCAATGTTGAATCCTCACCTTGTACATTGCATCGCATATCATCATCTAAGAGACGGTCAAAAACATACGATATGATTCAGCGTGTAACATGCCACTGCTTGGCAtaagtctctttctccatgtaggagaaggatcagcttaatccaccacattgcTACGCTGGGGGTTAGATATATTCCTTGCTATGAACATGACGTTtatatgacaacaaccgggaccgacaccTTAACGAGAGTACACCGAGGCACAATGGGATAACTCACATATAAAAACAtactttagataaatatttttaaataaaaagcaatagcGATAGTTGAGTTAAAACTATAACAGTGTCGAAGGTGGCCCATTTCAAAGAATATAGAGAAATGCTTAAAACGGCGGCACAAGGATATAAAATCGTAACTAAAGCtaataagttaaattttacTTCGAggctttaaatttttatttctgtatacAATATGCCTATATTCGGTGTTAGTCATTTTTAGCTCCCGATATGTCAACACAATTCAAAGCACCATCCTTACGGGAGCAGTGCAGGTCGTGAcctttcaataaatattcagttttgcttttatatttttaagggtCGTCCATAAATCACGCGATGCTCTAAGtgaaaaaacaacaacaaacacgCTACAACCTTAATGCTAGTCtagaaatttatattacaatgcCTGATTTTGCAAAATTTATTCAGCTTATGCGTCAGGTGTATTTACAGATAACATgttttgaaaatttcaatttactttacacaaaaaaatacaagtaattTTTGGTTATGTGGGGGGGGGGTGTTGTACAAGTAGGAGCCAGGAatcaaaaaatttctaaaacacaTCACTTGATTTATGGGCGACCCCTGATacgagaaatttatttattttttgtatttcaggTGTTTTAAGCTCAGCTCTGCGTAATGAAGCGATGAACATCGTTACGAGTAAAGCTATTTGGTACTGTTTCGCAATTGCGACGCCCTACAAGTTCATTTATCGAATACTAACGTGGATCTTGCATTACATTCCTGCTGTCATGGTCGATGGAATCTGCAGGTTATTTGGACAGAAACCAAGGTACTGACATGcttatttttgttcttttttagaAAGAATTATTTACAATCGTTATTAAAATTTCAGATTACTCCAAGTGTACAAAAAGGTGTCCTCACTGTCATCGGCTCTCCAGTACTTCCTTAATAATGACTGGGTATTTCAAGACACTAACACCCTCAGCATGTCCAACAGCTTGTCACAGACGGACAAATTGATTTACAATTGTGACTTAGCGTCTGTAAATGCACGTGAACTATATTATATATGGGCCTATGGCATAGGAAGATTCATCGTCAAAGATGACGCCAAGCTAAGAAAGTACGCTCAAAGAAAGCAGACTGTTTTGAAATACGTTCATTATCTAATCTTACCTCTTTATTTATATGCGTTGCTTAAAATAGCATTGATGGTAGTAAAGATTATATTACATGTTACAAAAATTGatagctatatattttaaaatgttcaaaaGATGTACATTgtgttagtaaaataaaacacaaacaaatgtTCTTAATGTTAAGTGGAGGCggttatttgtttaataaactgTGTTTCCTGTGTGTTATTTCATTATGCGTTTGTTTGAAACgttatcaacatattttttacacaactatGTAGTtcagcaaataagcgtacggctcacctcatGCTAaagataccgtagcctatagacgcccgcaacactacaagcaagcgtgttgccgaccctacccctgaccctccccaggagtaGTTTTCAACTACTCTAAAATCCACACATAGACAATGCATGGGGTTGCTGTCGGCAGGAATGTGCTTcagatgataattttattatttgtgctAAATGTTGTCAGTTGTTAGCACAGATATCACCTCCGACTGGAACTGTCCTAATTGCAAGATGAGTACTCCGAAGACTGCTAGAACTGACAACACACCCTTACGGAATGTCTCTACAAGCAGGGGATGCAAAAGACCTGCTATAAATTCTCCATCACCGCCAGGTGCTACAATTGGCGAGAACAATCTAAAATCAATTATTCAAGAAATGTTACAGATTGAATTTGGCAATATGCTTAAGCAGTTCAACGATAGTCTGAAGATTGCCATTAGTGAAGAACTTGCACCAATTAAGCAGGAGATGAAAGATATGAATGAATCAATGTCTTTTATAAACCAAAAGTTTGAGGAAATTAAAACGAAACAAGAGGCTACAACCGAGAAAGTAAAAAATTTGGAGGTGGAAAATAAAAAGCTAAAGCAAACGGTTGAAAGTCTTAACACACGCATCAACTACTTGGAGCAACAGTCACGGTCTTCGAACTTGGTGATTCAGTGCGTGCCTGAAAAGAAGAATGAAAATTTGTACACTATTGTAACCCAACTAGTCAAGACAGTACACAGCGAAGTAAAGAATACAGATGTTTTGCATTGCACTCGGACTGCCAGGATTGCTACCTCGGGCTCTCGTCCCCGATCAATAATTATACAACTGGCTTCCCCAAGAATCCGCGATGAATTACTTGCATCTGTTATAAAGTACAACAAATCTAATCCTGAAGAACGACTGTGTACTAACCACTTAGGTATTATGGGACCTAAATTGCCTGTGTATGTTGTTGAGCATTTATCACCTTCGAATAAGGCTCTTCATGCTGCTACCAGAATAAAAGCAAAAGAAATGGGCTATAAGTATGTGTGGATTAGAAGTGGAAGAATTTTTGTAAGAAAATGTGAGACCTCtgcttatatattaattaagaacatGGACACTTTAAATAGGTTAACTTGACTTTagtacttttttctttattatttgtatgctgataaaacttttaatatttacattcaacagtctaaaaatatattatcagaacaGTAGAGGTTTAAGaacaaaaactaatttattctataaaaatcTGTGCTGTAGTAACTACGATATTATAGTTCTCACTGAGACTTggttaaatgaaaaaatgatgAGTAATGAATTGTTTGACGACAGGTATATTGTTTATAGGAGAGACAGAATGAGTTCCAATTTTCTTAACAAAAAGGATGGAGGAGGTGTATTGGTTGCTGTAACAAGAGAAATAGTCTCAAGGCGTGTTACTCAATGGGAAAGTAACAATGAGTGCCTGtggattatttttcatattggGAGATCTGAGGCCTCTCGTCAAATAGCTTTATCTGCGACTTACCTTCCACCGCCAGTAAACCTTTCTAATCTCGAACATTTTATTGATAGTTGTAATTACGTCTTTGACAACTGTAATGTTAGTGATGTTGTTTTGATAGGTGATTTTAATTTGGGGGCTATTGACTGGGATTGAGGTCATCGCGATAATTTGCCTTCTACATGCCAAAGTCTCCTTAATTTCGTTGATATGAATAGACTCACTCaacaaaatatgataaaaaatttcTCAGGGCGCATACTGGATCTGGTATTAATTTCGGAGTCTTTGTTAGGTCATATATGCGAGGCAGGTAGTTCTTTAAGCGCGGTCGACAGGTTACATCCACTCGTAGATATAGATCTGTCTATTAAGAAAGAGTTCAAACTTTCATATGATACCTCAAATGTAAGACCAAATTTTTACAAAGCAGACTACAATAATATAGTTAAACGCTTAGAGGAGCAGAATTGGGAGTCTCTTTTTGTGGATCTTGACGTTAACAAAATGGTTGACGTATTTTACGATGTTTTGCGTGGAATTATTCGGGAATGTATCCCATTACATAAATCAAGGTCTAAAAGGTATCCTTAGTGGTTTAATAAAGAAACAATAAGATGTTTGAAAGAAAAGAATACATTAAGATGTCGttacaagaaatataataatcctATGGATCACCTTCAGTTAAAATTAATCAGTAAACGTTGTCAAAAACTTGCCAACTCtttgtataatacatatttagaaAGTATAGAGgcaaaaatcaaacaaaatccAAAATTGTTATGGACGCATATAAAGAACAAACGTGGTGGTACTAGTGCTTACCCTAAATATATGACTGACGGGTTAACGGTATTATCAGATAGCGTTGAAATATCCAACTTATTCGCTGACTACTTCTCTTCTATGTATTCCCCTAAATTGGAAAAGGACCTCACTTGCTCTAATGCTTTCCTGAACTCACTTCGCAACAATAGTCAAGTTTTAGATATTCCGAACATAGATCAGGAAACCGTGCTTAAGAGATTGGAGGGCATTGACTCCAGGAAGGGTGCGGGCCCTGATGGAATTccaccaatttttattaattcatgtGCATCATCTCTTGCACTTCCTTTgactataatatttaataggtCTCTTTCGTCGGGTATAT is a genomic window containing:
- the LOC123668136 gene encoding fatty acyl-CoA reductase wat-like, with the protein product MRVETKEHCGRRRVVRAGHFLSPQEQYGVATSPSQFGSRELASTFEKTRVAKKPTEPSHARGDSNVQKFYDNAVVFITGGSGFIGKQLIEKLLRSCNIMKIYVLLRVKKNKTIEERLKALLDDPVYDDLHKEQPNFVHKIVPIEGDIESLKLGIDDESWKTLAEEVNVIIHAAATVNFNETVKKATLTNVRGAREVLKLAEICKQLKSLVHLSTAYSHATISRVGKEVEEDFYESPISPDILIELAETMDNEVLTAMITPLTKDWPNTYTLTKAVAEELIRVQGIGLPVCIVRPACVIASYREPCPGWVDVRNVYGPSGLVLGGGLGVLHTLLVKNSVNVDFVPVDIVNNIIIVAAYETQSKYVSGKCQINIYVATKSRTPAPIGVLSSALRNEAMNIVTSKAIWYCFAIATPYKFIYRILTWILHYIPAVMVDGICRLFGQKPRLLQVYKKVSSLSSALQYFLNNDWVFQDTNTLSMSNSLSQTDKLIYNCDLASVNARELYYIWAYGIGRFIVKDDAKLRKYAQRKQTVLKYVHYLILPLYLYALLKIALMVVKIILHVTKIDSYIF